A single window of Callithrix jacchus isolate 240 chromosome 6, calJac240_pri, whole genome shotgun sequence DNA harbors:
- the LOC100405735 gene encoding ferritin light chain-like, which yields MSSQIRQNYSTNVEAAIIRLVNVYLQASYTCVSLGYLDRDDVALEGVNHFFRESAEENCEGYERLPKRRNQRGHRALFQDIKKPAQDEWGKSLGSVEPAMALEKNLNQALLDLHALGSARTNPHLCGFLESHFLDEEVKIIKKMGDHLTNLRRLAGPAGWAGRASLRKAHSEA from the coding sequence ATGAGCTCCCAGATTCGTCAGAATTATTCCACCAATGTGGAGGCAGCCATCATCCGCCTGGTCAATGTGTACCTGCAGGCCTCCTACACCTGCGTCTCTCTGGGCTATTTGGACCGCGATGATGTGGCTCTGGAAGGCGTAAACCACTTCTTCCGCGAATCGGCCGAGGAGAACTGCGAGGGCTATGAGCGTCTCCCGAAGAGGCGAAATCAGCGTGGCCACCGCGCTCTCTTCCAGGACATCAAGAAGCCTGCTCAAGATGAGTGGGGCAAATCCCTGGGCTCCGTGGAACCCGCCATGGCCCTGGAGAAAAATCTGAACCAGGCCCTTTTGGATCTTCATGCCCTGGGTTCTGCCCGCACGAACCCCCATCTCTGTGGCTTCCTGGAGAGTCACTTTCTAGATGAGGAAGTGAAAATCATCAAGAAGATGGGTGACCACTTGACCAACCTCCGCAGGCTGGCCGGCCCTGCAGGGTGGGCTGGGCGAGCATCTCTTCGAAAGGCTCACTCTGAAGCATGA